One genomic region from Streptomyces sp. NBC_00582 encodes:
- a CDS encoding glycoside hydrolase family 53 protein, with protein MRRRSLLTAAGAAALAVPTLGAVPAMASTATGSAARHCLPIRAMDISSLPKNEDHGAVYRRADGRLGDPVRILAEAGITHARLKVWVNPADGYNDKKHILSLAGRLKRAGIGIWIDFHYSDSWADPAHQTKPAAWADLDVAGLTRAVYDHTADVLGALRRQGTPADLVQIGNELNGGMLWPTGNWDHWDNLAAFLKAGLRAAHDTTPRVRTILHLANGGDNGLYRWWFDNAVSYGVDFDVIGLSYYPFWHGSPDQAAANMADITARYGKPCVIAETAYPFSLSSEDETNDIMNSPSQLTEGYPATPEGQAAWLRTVADLAAAVPDGKGLGYCYWEGVWTYRSGSGWNPEDPTSGNAWENLALFDFDDKALPGLRTLGHYRS; from the coding sequence ATGCGCAGACGCAGCCTCCTCACCGCAGCCGGCGCCGCCGCGCTGGCGGTGCCGACCCTGGGCGCCGTACCGGCCATGGCGAGCACCGCGACGGGCAGCGCCGCGCGCCACTGCCTCCCGATCCGCGCCATGGACATCTCCTCGCTCCCGAAGAACGAGGACCACGGCGCCGTCTACCGCCGGGCCGACGGCCGGCTCGGCGACCCGGTCCGCATCCTCGCCGAGGCGGGCATCACCCACGCCCGGCTGAAGGTCTGGGTGAACCCGGCCGACGGCTACAACGACAAGAAGCACATTCTGTCGCTGGCCGGCCGCCTGAAGCGGGCGGGCATCGGCATCTGGATCGACTTCCACTACTCGGACAGCTGGGCCGACCCGGCGCACCAGACCAAGCCGGCTGCCTGGGCCGACCTGGACGTGGCGGGCCTGACCAGGGCCGTCTACGACCACACAGCCGACGTCCTCGGCGCCCTCAGGCGTCAGGGCACGCCCGCCGACCTGGTGCAGATCGGCAACGAACTCAACGGCGGCATGCTCTGGCCGACCGGCAACTGGGACCACTGGGACAACCTGGCCGCCTTCCTCAAGGCCGGCCTGCGCGCCGCACACGACACCACCCCGCGCGTCCGCACCATCCTCCACCTGGCCAACGGCGGCGACAACGGCCTGTACCGCTGGTGGTTCGACAACGCCGTGTCCTACGGCGTCGACTTCGACGTCATCGGCCTGTCCTACTACCCCTTCTGGCACGGCTCCCCGGACCAGGCGGCCGCCAACATGGCCGACATCACGGCCCGTTACGGCAAGCCGTGCGTGATCGCCGAGACCGCGTACCCGTTCTCGCTGAGCAGCGAGGACGAGACCAACGACATCATGAACAGCCCCTCGCAGCTCACCGAGGGCTACCCCGCCACCCCCGAGGGGCAGGCCGCATGGCTGCGCACGGTGGCCGACCTGGCGGCCGCCGTCCCCGACGGCAAGGGCCTCGGCTACTGCTACTGGGAGGGCGTGTGGACCTACCGCTCCGGCAGCGGCTGGAACCCGGAAGACCCGACGTCGGGCAACGCCTGGGAGAACCTCGCCCTGTTCGACTTCGACGACAAGGCACTGCCCGGCCTGCGGACCCTCGGCCACTACCGCTCCTGA
- a CDS encoding acyl-CoA thioesterase — protein MTTSPRASHHPVGVHRTRIEWIDTDAAGIYHNSTAVRLVEAAEASLMHGLGLHGYFPAAPRVRYEVDFESPLFFGQDVCAVVEPVRIGTSSMTFAFEVWNEEFQGRPRARAAFGRCVTVHIGRDHRGGAVSTPWPREWVAALSRPGRSCEARPAY, from the coding sequence GTGACCACCTCGCCGCGGGCCTCGCACCACCCCGTGGGCGTGCACCGGACGCGGATCGAGTGGATCGACACCGACGCCGCGGGCATCTACCACAACAGCACGGCCGTACGGCTCGTGGAAGCCGCGGAGGCCTCGCTCATGCACGGGCTCGGCCTCCACGGCTACTTCCCGGCCGCGCCCCGGGTGCGCTACGAGGTGGACTTCGAGTCGCCGCTGTTCTTCGGCCAGGACGTGTGCGCGGTCGTGGAGCCGGTGCGGATCGGCACCAGCTCCATGACCTTCGCCTTCGAGGTGTGGAACGAGGAGTTCCAGGGCCGCCCCCGCGCGCGAGCCGCGTTCGGCCGCTGTGTCACCGTCCACATCGGCCGCGACCACCGCGGCGGTGCCGTGAGCACGCCGTGGCCGCGGGAGTGGGTCGCCGCACTGAGCAGGCCGGGCCGGTCGTGCGAGGCCCGTCCGGCATACTGA
- a CDS encoding acyl-CoA thioesterase — protein sequence MTDTTSEVFTAAVTLTPAEAHTFDLAFTAVTQPCPWPKAYGGDLVAQAAAAAMRSVDDGKTLHSMHSCFMRPADIGAEVRYEVEVLRDGRGYATRQVRAYQHGKALYVCLANFAAGEPGAGRHTAGLPDWLGASDLPAPEDLPSSSDYLADRSGGTMTEVSKNYWCGGRGFDMRHVPGPAYLTVEGSREPHQAVWVKPFDALRPVDGLTDAQRDTAALAYVCGYTILEPVLRVLDLPWAREGLVTASLDHAMWFHRAPEPGVADGWLLYTQEAVAADAGRGLASGRFFTPDGTHLATVVQEGMIRASQGGHG from the coding sequence ATGACCGACACCACCTCCGAGGTCTTCACGGCCGCCGTCACCCTCACCCCCGCCGAGGCCCACACCTTCGACCTCGCCTTCACGGCGGTCACCCAGCCCTGTCCGTGGCCGAAGGCCTACGGCGGCGATCTGGTCGCCCAGGCCGCGGCCGCGGCGATGAGGTCCGTCGACGACGGCAAGACGCTGCACTCCATGCACTCCTGCTTCATGCGACCCGCCGACATCGGCGCCGAGGTGCGGTACGAGGTGGAGGTGCTGCGCGACGGCCGCGGCTACGCGACCCGCCAGGTGCGCGCGTACCAGCACGGCAAGGCGCTCTACGTCTGCCTGGCCAACTTCGCGGCCGGCGAACCCGGCGCCGGCCGCCACACCGCCGGCCTCCCCGACTGGCTGGGCGCCTCGGACCTGCCCGCCCCCGAGGACCTGCCCAGCTCCTCGGACTATCTGGCGGACCGGTCCGGCGGGACGATGACCGAGGTCTCCAAAAACTACTGGTGCGGCGGGCGCGGCTTCGACATGCGCCATGTCCCCGGCCCCGCCTACCTCACGGTCGAGGGCAGCCGGGAGCCCCACCAGGCGGTCTGGGTCAAGCCGTTCGACGCGCTGCGGCCGGTCGACGGGCTCACCGACGCGCAGCGCGACACGGCCGCCCTCGCCTACGTCTGCGGCTACACGATCCTGGAGCCCGTGCTGCGCGTGCTGGATCTGCCCTGGGCGCGGGAGGGACTGGTCACCGCCAGCCTGGACCACGCGATGTGGTTCCACCGCGCACCGGAACCGGGCGTGGCGGACGGCTGGCTGCTCTACACCCAGGAGGCGGTCGCCGCCGACGCGGGCCGCGGCCTCGCCTCCGGTCGCTTCTTCACCCCCGACGGCACCCATCTGGCCACCGTCGTCCAGGAAGGGATGATCCGCGCCTCCCAGGGAGGACACGGATGA
- a CDS encoding bifunctional salicylyl-CoA 5-hydroxylase/oxidoreductase, with protein MRIAIAGGGPGGLYFAALMKQLDPAHEITVWERNAPDDTFGFGVVFSDETLGGIDNADDVVHSAMESRFARWTDIDVEVDGTRFTVGGQGFAAMSRKELLQILQRRAAELGVTVHYRTEAPDVDELRASYDLVLAADGLNSAIRTKYADVFGPSLDRRRNKYIWLGTDLVFEAFQFFVKQTEWGTVQIHGYPYSDTGSTFIVEMHEDVWRRAGFDATEDQVFPPGVSDEYAVARIGEIFADELEGHRILTNNSKWLNFTTVRNERWYDGNVVLLGDAAHTAHFSIGSGTKLAMEDALALAACLHEHPTVAEALAAYQTERKPVVESTQRAAQASLEWFENIGMYAGQDPAQFVFNLLTRSRRITFENLKERDAGFAALMEEEFARHQQAPEVAPAMFQPVRIGPLELKNRIIVSPMDMYSSVSGVPGDFHLVHLGSKALGGAGLVMSEMVCVSPEGRITPGCPGLWNDEQRDAWRRVTDFVHGGTTGRIGLQLGHSGRKGSTRLMWEGIDQPLEEGNWEVIGPSAIPYGAGCHVPREATREDLDKVVADFAAATERGVQAGFDLIEVHAAHGYLLSSFLSPIANERTDEYGGCLENRLRFPLEVFDAVRRVVPPHLPVTVRISATDWMPDGNTEDDAVDIARAFIEHGAAAIDVSSGQVAKDEKPAYGRSYQTPFADRIRHKVAGPAGVPVIAVGAISSYDDVNSILLAGRADLCALGRTHLYNPHWTLQAAAEQEYRGTGAQWPVQWEAGRRKPPASRTDKIPPRLSLLREGATDDVHLRWMPPATTGSGTASGTVSA; from the coding sequence ATGAGGATCGCTATCGCCGGCGGCGGCCCCGGGGGGCTGTACTTCGCGGCTCTGATGAAGCAGCTCGACCCGGCGCACGAGATCACCGTGTGGGAGCGCAACGCGCCGGACGACACCTTCGGCTTCGGCGTCGTCTTCTCCGACGAGACCCTGGGCGGCATCGACAACGCCGACGACGTCGTCCATTCCGCGATGGAGAGCCGCTTCGCCCGCTGGACGGACATCGACGTCGAGGTCGACGGCACCCGGTTCACCGTCGGCGGCCAGGGCTTCGCGGCGATGAGCCGGAAGGAGCTGCTGCAGATCCTCCAGCGGCGTGCCGCCGAGCTCGGTGTCACCGTCCACTACCGCACCGAGGCGCCCGACGTGGACGAGCTGCGGGCCTCGTACGACCTGGTGCTGGCCGCCGACGGCCTCAACTCCGCCATCCGCACGAAGTACGCCGACGTCTTCGGGCCGTCGCTGGACCGGCGGCGCAACAAGTACATCTGGCTGGGGACCGACCTGGTCTTCGAGGCGTTCCAGTTCTTCGTCAAGCAGACGGAGTGGGGCACCGTGCAGATCCACGGCTACCCCTACTCGGACACCGGCTCCACCTTCATCGTCGAGATGCACGAGGACGTCTGGCGGCGCGCCGGCTTCGACGCCACCGAGGACCAGGTGTTCCCGCCGGGAGTCTCCGACGAGTACGCCGTCGCGCGGATCGGCGAGATCTTCGCCGACGAGCTCGAGGGGCACCGGATCCTCACCAACAACTCGAAGTGGCTGAACTTCACCACGGTCCGCAACGAGCGGTGGTACGACGGCAACGTGGTGCTGCTCGGCGACGCGGCGCACACCGCGCACTTCTCGATCGGCTCGGGCACCAAGCTCGCCATGGAGGACGCCCTCGCCCTGGCCGCGTGCCTGCACGAGCACCCGACCGTGGCCGAGGCGCTGGCCGCCTACCAGACCGAGCGCAAGCCCGTCGTCGAGTCGACCCAGCGGGCCGCGCAGGCGTCGCTGGAGTGGTTCGAGAACATCGGTATGTACGCCGGTCAGGACCCGGCGCAGTTCGTCTTCAATCTGCTCACCCGCTCGCGGCGCATCACCTTCGAGAACCTCAAGGAGCGCGACGCGGGGTTCGCCGCCCTGATGGAGGAGGAGTTCGCCCGGCACCAGCAGGCTCCCGAGGTCGCCCCGGCGATGTTCCAGCCGGTCCGGATCGGTCCGCTCGAACTGAAGAACCGGATCATCGTCTCGCCGATGGACATGTACTCGTCGGTCTCCGGCGTCCCCGGTGACTTCCACCTGGTGCACCTGGGGTCCAAGGCACTGGGCGGAGCCGGTCTGGTGATGAGCGAGATGGTGTGCGTGTCGCCCGAGGGGCGGATCACCCCCGGTTGCCCGGGACTGTGGAACGACGAACAGCGCGACGCCTGGCGCCGCGTCACCGACTTCGTCCACGGGGGGACGACGGGCAGGATCGGTCTCCAGCTCGGCCACTCGGGCCGCAAGGGCTCGACCAGGCTGATGTGGGAGGGCATCGACCAGCCGCTCGAGGAGGGCAACTGGGAGGTGATCGGCCCGTCGGCGATCCCGTACGGCGCCGGCTGCCACGTCCCCCGGGAGGCCACCCGTGAGGACCTGGACAAGGTGGTCGCCGACTTCGCCGCCGCCACCGAACGCGGGGTGCAGGCGGGCTTCGACCTCATCGAGGTGCACGCCGCCCACGGCTATCTGCTCTCCTCCTTCCTCTCCCCGATCGCCAACGAGCGCACCGACGAGTACGGCGGCTGCCTGGAGAACCGGCTGCGGTTCCCCCTGGAGGTCTTCGACGCGGTGCGCCGGGTCGTCCCGCCGCACCTCCCGGTCACCGTGCGGATCTCGGCGACCGACTGGATGCCGGACGGCAACACCGAGGACGACGCCGTGGACATCGCCCGCGCGTTCATCGAGCACGGCGCGGCCGCCATCGACGTCTCCTCCGGCCAGGTCGCCAAGGACGAGAAGCCGGCCTACGGCCGCTCCTACCAGACCCCCTTCGCCGACAGGATCCGCCACAAGGTGGCCGGCCCGGCGGGGGTGCCGGTGATCGCGGTCGGCGCCATCTCCTCGTACGACGACGTGAACTCGATCCTCCTCGCGGGGCGGGCCGACCTGTGCGCCCTGGGCCGCACCCACCTGTACAACCCGCACTGGACCCTGCAGGCCGCCGCGGAGCAGGAGTACCGCGGGACGGGCGCGCAGTGGCCGGTGCAGTGGGAGGCCGGCCGCCGCAAGCCGCCCGCCTCCCGCACCGACAAGATCCCGCCGCGGCTGTCCCTGCTGCGGGAGGGAGCCACCGACGACGTGCACCTGCGCTGGATGCCGCCGGCCACCACGGGGTCCGGCACCGCGTCCGGCACGGTGTCCGCGTGA
- a CDS encoding cupin domain-containing protein yields the protein MNPDPSPYVLEGDNSVYATAGGLVVPVVTRAGAEPGDTGQSAGATRISGVSIQHTPATRIWFGKVHNDSGYRSVPHHHGEAETGGYVLSGRARIYFGAKFEDYIDMAEGDWVFVPPFLPHVECNLDRNKPLTWMTTRTPENIVVNLPQVADADLRDWLDRP from the coding sequence ATGAACCCCGATCCCAGCCCGTACGTCCTCGAGGGCGACAACTCCGTGTACGCCACCGCGGGCGGCCTGGTCGTACCGGTCGTCACGCGGGCCGGAGCGGAACCCGGGGACACCGGGCAGTCCGCCGGGGCCACCCGGATCTCGGGCGTGAGCATCCAGCACACCCCGGCGACCAGGATCTGGTTCGGCAAGGTCCACAACGACAGCGGATACCGGTCGGTGCCCCACCACCACGGCGAGGCCGAGACCGGCGGCTATGTGCTCTCCGGCCGCGCCCGGATCTACTTCGGCGCGAAGTTCGAGGACTACATCGACATGGCGGAGGGCGACTGGGTCTTCGTCCCGCCGTTCCTGCCCCACGTCGAGTGCAACCTCGACCGCAACAAGCCGCTGACCTGGATGACCACCCGCACGCCCGAGAACATCGTGGTCAACCTCCCCCAGGTCGCCGACGCGGACCTGCGCGACTGGCTGGACCGGCCCTGA
- a CDS encoding PaaX family transcriptional regulator: MTVTKGDRPAAATRRSRTVLVSFLGAIVRKMGNWMPIAGAVELLSEAGLDAPSVRTAVFRLKKRGWLVSESRSGMRGYALTPAALEALATGDEVIWHARQPADLGDGWCFVNFSVPESARALRHQLTAHLTSLGFGNIGSAVWIAPARMLPAAQRAIAELELTEQCAVFVGDYVAGQPLPSMVRGGWDLDGIDQRYREFIGEYEGEADRLAEAGVIAGTHAFVTYLSVIDHWRKLPFRDPGLPREVLAEDWSGPAAVRLFERMVTTLEGRALAHAASYWSAQPRTADRTDGRADGAEPLQRTS, translated from the coding sequence ATGACCGTAACCAAGGGAGACCGCCCCGCAGCAGCCACGCGTCGTTCGCGGACCGTGCTCGTGAGTTTCCTCGGCGCGATCGTCCGCAAGATGGGCAACTGGATGCCCATCGCCGGCGCCGTCGAGCTGCTGAGCGAGGCGGGGCTGGACGCGCCCAGCGTCCGGACGGCCGTCTTCCGGCTCAAGAAGCGCGGATGGCTGGTGTCGGAGAGCCGCTCGGGAATGCGCGGCTACGCGCTGACGCCCGCCGCGCTGGAGGCCCTCGCCACCGGTGACGAGGTCATCTGGCACGCGCGGCAGCCGGCCGATCTCGGCGACGGCTGGTGCTTCGTGAACTTCTCCGTGCCCGAGTCCGCCCGCGCCCTGCGCCACCAGCTCACCGCGCATCTGACCTCCCTCGGCTTCGGCAACATCGGATCGGCGGTCTGGATCGCCCCCGCGCGGATGCTCCCGGCGGCGCAACGCGCCATCGCCGAGCTGGAACTCACCGAACAGTGCGCGGTCTTCGTCGGTGACTACGTCGCCGGGCAGCCCCTGCCGAGCATGGTCCGAGGCGGCTGGGACCTCGACGGGATCGACCAGCGGTACCGGGAGTTCATCGGCGAGTACGAGGGGGAGGCGGACCGCCTCGCCGAGGCCGGCGTCATAGCGGGGACGCACGCCTTCGTCACGTATCTCTCCGTGATCGACCACTGGCGGAAGCTGCCGTTCCGCGACCCCGGACTGCCGCGCGAGGTACTGGCCGAGGACTGGAGCGGCCCCGCCGCCGTCCGGCTCTTCGAACGGATGGTCACGACCCTGGAGGGCCGGGCACTCGCCCATGCCGCCTCCTACTGGTCCGCACAGCCGAGGACGGCGGACAGGACCGACGGCAGGGCGGACGGCGCCGAACCGCTCCAGCGGACCTCCTGA
- a CDS encoding NADP-dependent oxidoreductase, which yields MSTRTMRAIRLHEHGGPDVLRQDEIPVPRLGPGEVLVRVHAVGVNPPDWYLRDGLSNIPPETRPTFDLPVTPGTDVSGVVEAVAADVEGFAVGDQVFGLLRFPSFDGRAYAEYVAAPASDLAHKPAGVDHVHAAGAPMALLTAWQFLIELGHDHPSPFQAERHRPVPLDAGTTVLVNGAAGGVGHLALQLAKWRGAHVIAVASGAHESFLRELGADEFIDYTKSRPEERVHDVDLVLDTVGGRESSRFLRTLKRGGVLFPVFFGAYDDEETARLGVTVSGTQVRSSGAQLAEVGRLLDAGTVRVAIDSTFPLADARAAHERAAEGHLQGKIVLTVA from the coding sequence ATGTCGACACGCACGATGAGGGCGATCCGGTTGCATGAGCACGGCGGCCCCGACGTTCTGCGTCAGGACGAGATACCCGTTCCGCGGCTGGGCCCGGGTGAGGTGCTGGTCCGCGTTCACGCGGTCGGCGTCAACCCTCCGGACTGGTACCTGCGTGACGGGCTGAGCAACATACCTCCGGAGACGAGGCCGACGTTCGACCTGCCCGTGACCCCCGGGACGGATGTGTCGGGCGTCGTCGAAGCCGTCGCCGCGGATGTGGAGGGATTCGCCGTCGGCGACCAGGTCTTCGGTCTCCTTCGCTTCCCCAGCTTCGACGGCAGGGCCTATGCCGAATACGTGGCCGCGCCCGCGTCGGACCTCGCACACAAGCCGGCCGGCGTCGACCATGTGCACGCCGCCGGCGCGCCCATGGCCCTGCTGACGGCGTGGCAGTTCCTGATCGAGCTCGGACACGATCACCCCTCGCCCTTCCAGGCGGAGCGGCACCGCCCGGTCCCCCTCGACGCCGGCACGACGGTGCTCGTCAACGGCGCCGCGGGCGGCGTGGGGCACCTCGCACTCCAGTTGGCGAAGTGGAGGGGCGCCCATGTGATCGCGGTGGCATCGGGTGCGCACGAATCGTTCCTGCGCGAGCTGGGCGCCGACGAGTTCATCGACTACACCAAGAGCCGTCCCGAAGAACGCGTCCACGACGTCGACCTCGTGCTCGACACCGTCGGTGGCCGCGAGAGCAGCCGCTTCCTGCGCACACTGAAGCGCGGCGGTGTCCTGTTCCCCGTGTTCTTCGGTGCGTACGACGACGAGGAGACCGCGAGGCTGGGCGTCACCGTCTCCGGCACCCAGGTCCGCTCCAGCGGCGCGCAGCTCGCCGAAGTGGGGCGCCTGCTCGACGCGGGTACGGTCCGCGTCGCGATCGACAGCACGTTCCCGCTCGCTGATGCCCGAGCGGCGCACGAACGCGCCGCCGAAGGACACCTCCAGGGCAAGATCGTGCTCACGGTCGCGTAA
- a CDS encoding alpha/beta fold hydrolase has translation MTTPTTGSLRVNGATLHYEARGQGPLLLLIPGGTGGAASFDGVVDGLAAEYTVATYDPRGMSRSALDDPDAEQRVAEHADDAFRLLHLLSPDKPARVFGASSGAIVALHLLTTRPQHLERVVAHEPPVVEVLPDAAEHRELIARVQATFRTQGLMPAMAVFAAGLKKDGDTAEPKAEIELPPQAAARARQTMADLPYFIGRIVPGFMSYVPDIRRLEALSDRLVLACGQDSRGELPYRPAAFLAERLGTELQHFRGGHTGLTTHPAEFGELLRTSLRA, from the coding sequence ATGACCACCCCCACCACCGGCAGCCTGCGGGTGAACGGCGCCACCCTGCACTACGAAGCGCGCGGCCAGGGCCCGCTCCTGCTGCTGATCCCAGGAGGGACGGGTGGCGCGGCGTCCTTCGACGGCGTCGTCGACGGCCTGGCCGCCGAGTACACCGTCGCCACCTACGACCCGCGCGGCATGTCCCGCAGCGCGCTGGACGACCCCGACGCCGAGCAGCGAGTGGCCGAGCACGCCGATGACGCCTTCCGGCTCCTGCACCTGCTGTCGCCCGACAAGCCGGCCCGCGTGTTCGGCGCCAGCTCGGGTGCGATCGTGGCCCTGCATCTGCTCACCACCCGTCCCCAACACCTCGAACGCGTCGTGGCGCACGAGCCGCCGGTGGTGGAGGTCCTGCCGGACGCCGCCGAACACCGGGAGCTCATCGCGCGTGTGCAGGCGACGTTCCGCACGCAGGGGCTCATGCCGGCGATGGCCGTATTCGCCGCAGGGCTGAAGAAGGACGGAGACACCGCCGAACCGAAGGCCGAGATCGAGCTTCCGCCGCAAGCGGCGGCACGGGCCCGGCAGACGATGGCCGACCTGCCGTACTTCATCGGACGCATCGTGCCCGGCTTCATGTCCTACGTCCCGGACATCCGCCGCCTGGAGGCGCTGTCGGACCGGCTCGTGCTCGCCTGCGGCCAGGACTCGCGGGGCGAACTGCCTTACCGGCCCGCCGCTTTCCTGGCCGAGCGTCTCGGCACGGAACTCCAGCACTTTCGGGGCGGGCACACCGGCCTGACCACGCACCCCGCCGAGTTCGGCGAACTCCTTCGCACGTCCTTGCGCGCCTAG
- a CDS encoding fumarylacetoacetate hydrolase family protein yields the protein MRLATVAHAAGTSAAVLHEGSWRALPAVDLSALLAAAPPHQPAGQAGAVLDDAVPVLPLPAPGKVICCGLNYADHIRETGRELPAYPTLFPKYADTLTGPEADIVLPRGLQVDWEAELAVVVGAPLRHADRATALAGIAGYTVANDISVRDWQYRTLEWFQGKAWDASTPVGPVVVTPDEIDPSAGLEVICRVNGEQVQRDTTRTLVFDAADLLAYISAFTVLRPGDLVLTGTPGGVGVAREPQRFLADGDVVETEIPGIGTLRNTVRFTD from the coding sequence ATGCGACTTGCGACCGTCGCCCACGCGGCCGGTACGAGCGCCGCGGTGCTCCACGAGGGCTCATGGCGGGCGCTTCCGGCCGTCGACCTGTCGGCGCTGCTGGCAGCGGCGCCCCCGCACCAGCCGGCAGGGCAGGCCGGCGCCGTGCTCGACGACGCCGTACCCGTCCTCCCGCTGCCCGCGCCCGGCAAGGTGATCTGCTGCGGACTGAACTACGCCGATCACATCCGCGAGACCGGGCGGGAGCTGCCCGCATACCCCACGCTCTTCCCCAAGTACGCCGACACGCTCACCGGTCCCGAGGCCGACATCGTGCTGCCGAGGGGCCTCCAGGTCGACTGGGAGGCCGAGTTGGCCGTCGTGGTCGGCGCGCCCCTGCGCCACGCCGACCGGGCGACCGCGCTGGCCGGGATCGCCGGCTACACCGTGGCGAACGACATCTCGGTGCGCGACTGGCAGTACCGGACCCTGGAGTGGTTCCAGGGGAAGGCCTGGGACGCGTCCACCCCGGTCGGCCCCGTGGTCGTCACACCGGACGAGATCGACCCCAGCGCGGGCCTGGAGGTCATCTGCCGGGTCAACGGCGAGCAGGTCCAGCGCGACACCACCAGGACACTCGTCTTCGACGCCGCCGACCTGCTCGCGTACATCTCCGCCTTCACCGTGCTGCGCCCCGGCGACCTGGTGCTGACCGGTACGCCCGGCGGCGTCGGAGTGGCCCGGGAACCCCAGCGGTTCCTCGCCGACGGCGACGTCGTGGAGACCGAGATCCCCGGCATCGGCACGCTGCGCAACACCGTGCGCTTCACGGACTGA
- a CDS encoding TetR/AcrR family transcriptional regulator, giving the protein MRADARKNRDHLLAVAGTVITEQGAEASMRDIARRADTGLATLLRHFPTREALFEALLRTSFDELTAKAGELETSNSPDDALVSWLRDFVAVAHDYRGVVASMMAAIEAPESALHTSCVSMRAAGTRLLARAQAEGTARTDIDGTDLYALAGSLAWLHDQPALAPRADHLFDVVVSAMVTGPASDDPNKERRSRAEG; this is encoded by the coding sequence ATGCGTGCCGACGCCAGAAAGAACCGTGACCACCTGCTCGCCGTCGCGGGCACCGTCATCACCGAGCAGGGCGCCGAGGCGTCGATGCGCGACATCGCGCGGAGAGCCGACACGGGGCTCGCCACGCTGCTGCGTCACTTCCCGACGCGAGAGGCGCTGTTCGAGGCCCTGCTCCGGACGAGCTTCGACGAGCTGACGGCGAAGGCGGGCGAGCTCGAGACGTCGAACTCGCCCGACGACGCGCTGGTGTCGTGGCTGCGCGACTTCGTCGCCGTCGCCCACGACTACCGCGGCGTCGTGGCGTCGATGATGGCGGCCATCGAGGCCCCGGAGTCCGCACTCCACACGTCGTGCGTCAGCATGCGCGCGGCCGGCACCCGACTGCTCGCCCGCGCCCAGGCCGAGGGAACAGCCCGAACCGACATCGACGGCACCGACCTGTACGCGCTGGCCGGGTCACTCGCGTGGCTCCACGATCAACCCGCGCTCGCGCCCCGCGCCGATCACCTCTTCGATGTCGTCGTGAGCGCGATGGTGACCGGCCCGGCGAGCGATGATCCGAACAAGGAGCGACGATCGCGGGCTGAGGGCTGA